A region of the Leptolyngbya sp. CCY15150 genome:
ATCCAGAAAAGGTGGTGTATCGCAACCTAGACTCTACCGAACGCTTCACGGCTTTGGTCGGTGGTGAAGTTGATATGCTTGCTCGTAACACCACCTGGACGATCAGCCGAGATACATCCGCAGGTCTAGAGTTTGCTCCCACCACCTTCTACGATGGTCAAGGTATGCTCGTTCGGGAAGCAAGCGGCATCACGGATCTAGAAGGATTTGCAGGTCGCTCTGTTTGTGTTGAAACAGGTACCACCACAGAGCTTAACCTTACCGATCAAATGCGCGACCTCGGCGTCGATTTTGAGCCTGTGGTCTTCCAGGATGCCAATGCTGCCTACGCTGCCTACTCAGAAGGTCGCTGCGAAGGCATGACCTCCGACAAGTCACAGCTCGTGGCTCGACGCAGCACCTTGCCCAACCCTGAGGAGCATGTTTTGCTTGAAGTCACGATGTCGAAGGAGCCCTTGGGCCCTGTGACCATCAACAACGATTCTGCTTGGTTTGATGCGGTCAAGTGGACCACCTACGCCATGATCGAAGCAGAAGAACTGGGCATTACCCAAGCCAATCTAGAAGAACGCTTACAGGATGAAAATCCTGGTGTCCGCCGCTTCCTAGGATTGGAAGGTGAACTTGGCACAGAAATGGGGCTACCCAATGACTTCACGCAACGGATCATTCGCCATGTGGGTAACTATGGTGAGGTGTTTGAGCGGAATCTGGGTCAAGACTCCGTTTTTGAACTTGAGCGCGGTCAAAATGCTCTGTGGACAGATGGCGGTCTGCTTTACTCCCCTCCCTTCCGCTAACGTGATCCACTGGTGCGCTAGTTGCACCTAGGGGTTTTTTATAACGTTTGATTTTTCGTGCCCCATGGCACGAAAAATCAAACCACTTTGCATTAAGTTATAAATTATCTCTTTGCTGATGACAGCGATCGCCCCCTGCATTGGCAGGTCGATGAGCTAGGTTACTTAGGGGTATAGATCCCATGGTTATCTGGCTAATCCGGAGCGATCGCCGCTTGATTTGGATCAGCGTCGATGACAAACAGGCAATCACATCATGACCCCAGCGACACAAGGCAGCATTCCCATTTGGCGGGATGAACGCTTCTGGAAAATAGCATTTCAAATCATCACCCTCGTCGTGGTGGTTGCAGTTTTATCACTTCTCATCACCAATCTCAATCGCAACCTAGCCCAGTTGGGTTTGCGATTTGGGTTTGGGTTTTTAAGTAACCAAGCGGGCTTTAGTGTCGGGGAAAACCTCGTCAACTATCAGCCCCAAGATCAATACCAAAAGGTCATCTACGCCGGATTAATTAACTCGTTTCGGCTAATCGTTGTCGGCATCATCCTGGCAACGATTACGGGAATTGTGGCCGGTGTAGCAAGCTTTTCAGAAAACTGGCTCGTCTACAAGATCAGTCGAGCCTACGTAGGACTGGTTCGCAACGTGCCGCTCCTGCTCCAGCTTTTCTTCTGGTACTTCGCCGTCTATTTTGCGTTGCCGCCAGTGCAAGACCAGCTTGAGATGGGCTGGGTGGTCATGAGTAAGCGGGGTATCTACCTGCCAGGGCCCTCTTTAACGGATCAAAATTGGCTAGGGCTGTTGCTTCTGATGGGAGCAGGCTTACTTGGAGCGTTGCTCTGGAAGTTGATCAGTGATATTCGCCAAGGCGATCGCAGTTTCCGAGGCCTCGTCTATCGGGGAATCAATGGTCTGGTTGCTCTCAGTGTCATTGGGCTAGAGATCTGGCTGATCATTCGCGGCGTAGGCTACTTAGTCTCCCCTCAAGACAGCGAAACCAATAGCCTGCCGGTGGGTGTAGGCATCTGGTTCTTAGGAATGGCGGCGATTGCGATCGCCGCCTTTTTGCTATGGCAACAGCGTACTCGCCTGATGGTTGAACAAGGCACCTCTGGGCAACCCCAACTGATGGCGATCGGAGGTCTTGTAGCCGTCTTTGTGGTGATTCTCCTCTTCGGACTTGGCTGGCAACCCCCAACCATTCAGGAAGGAGGCGGAGCTAGCGGTGGACTGCGTCTATCGCTGGAGTATGCTGCAGCCCTAAGTGGTTTGGTGCTCTACACCGGGGCCTTTATTGCGGAGATTGTCCGCGCTGGTATTCAATCCGTCTCGAAGGGGCAGTGGGAAGCAGCACGCTCCCTAGGATTGCCCTCGGGTCTTGCCATGCGGCTGGTGGTCTTTCCCCAATCCTTACGGGTGATTATTCCGCCGCTGAATAGCGAGTATATGAACTTGGCTAAGAATACAACGTTGGCGTTCGCCATCGGCTATCCTGACCTATTCTCGGTGTCCTTCACCACCCTGAACCAGACCGGGCGAGCTGTTGAAATGATCGTCCTCATCATGTTTATCTACCTGATCTTCAACCTACTCATTTCAGTGGGCATGAACCAGATTAATGCTCTAGTTCAGCTTAAGGAGCGCTAAACCATGACCAGTATTACGCCTCCCGCGGCCACTCGCCCCCCGCTTGCCCAAACAGGGCCACTGGCCTGGGCGCGCAAGCATCTCTTCAGTGACTGGTTTAACAGCATCCTCACCGTTGTGGTTGCCGCCGTTTTACTGTGGAGCGGCTGGGGCTTAGTCACTTGGATCTTTTCTAAGGCCCAATGGCCCGTTGTGGAGAACAACTTGGGCTTTATGATGACCGGCTTATATCCCCAAGACCAGTATTGGCGGATGTGGGTGATCATGGGGCTGGTTTTAACCCTAAGTGGCTTATCGTGGGGTATTTTAGGACGCAACCAACAGCATCTGTTTGGGCGTAGTGTCCTCATTGGCATTGGAGCGATCGCAGCGGCGGTGATCCTCTTTCCTTTGACCCGTCCCCATAGCCCAATTCTCTTTGGCATGGTCGTGCTGACGGTCGCCATTGCCTGGGTAGGACAACAGGCTGGTAAGCGCTTGCCAGCCCTAAGCAATTGGCTGACCGCTGGGTGGTTCTTGGTGTACCTAGCCTCAATCTGGTTGATTGGCGGCGGCTTGGGGATATTAGAGCCGGTGCGCACCGAAAACTGGGGAGGCTTGGTGCTCACCCTGCTGATGGCCGTAACCGGTATTGCGCTTTGCTTTCCTTTTGGTATCGCCTTGGCTCTGGGGCGGCGCAGTGATCTACCTATTGTGCGATCGCTTTCCATTGCCTACATCGAGTTAGTCCGGGGAGTTCCGCTGATTACCATCCTAGTGATGGGTCAGGTTATGATTCCGTTATTCCTGCCGGAGGGTATTCGTCCCGATCGCATCCTGCGCGCCATCATCGCCCTGACCATTTTCAGCTCCGCTTACTTAGCCGAAAACATCCGAGCCGGCCTGCAATCGGTGCCGCGAGGTCAGTCGGAAGCATCGGTGTCCCTAGGGCTGAACAAACCTCTAACGCTAATTCTGATTGTCCTACCCCAAGCCTTAAAAACGGCAATCCCTGCCATCGTGGGACAGTTTATTAGCTTGTTTCAAGACACCACCCTCCTAGCTCCCCTAGGGCTACTTGAACTGTTGGGAATGGCCAATACCGCCCTATCTAACCCCAGCTATTTGGGGCGTTATGCAGAAGCCTATGCCTTTATTGGCGTACTCTATTGGTTCTTCTGCTACGCCATGGCACTGGGAAGTCGCAAGATAGAGAAACAGTTGAATACGACTCACTAGTGAATACGGCTCTCTAGGATGCGATCGCTGCACCCTAGATGTGCTGAAGGACTTGAGAACACGATTTGGAGAATAGGGGCCATGACACAGCCACAAACCGGAACAATGCGAGATTCTCAACCGGTCAACGAGCCGGTGATTATTGCTCAAGACGTAGAGAAGTGGTACGACAACAACTTTCACGTCCTGCGCGGGGTCAGCCTCACGGTGAATAAAGGCGAGGTCGTGGTGGTCATGGGGCCATCAGGATCCGGTAAATCCACCTTTATCCGCACCTTCAATGCCCTAGAGCCCTACCAAAAAGGCACCATTGATATTGACGGCATTCGCATCTCCCATGATCTGAAAAACATTGAAACCATCCGCCGTGAGGTGGGTATGGTGTTTCAACAGTTCAACCTATTTCCTCACCTAACGGTGCTCAAGAATGTCACCCTGGCCCCCATCTGGGTGCGGCGATGGCCCAAAGCCAAGGCGGAGGAAGTGGCGATGACGTTGCTAGAACGAGTGGGCATTCTAGAGCAAGCCAACAAATATCCGGGGCAGCTCTCGGGCGGGCAGCAGCAGCGGGTGGCGATCGCCCGTGCGTTGGCCATGCAGCCTAAGATTATGCTCTTTGATGAACCCACCTCGGCCCTTGACCCAGAAATGGTGCGGGAAGTGCTAGATGCCATGCGCACCCTAGCCGCTGAAGGGATGACCATGGTCTGCGTCACCCATGAAGTAGGCTTTGCGCGGGAAGTGGCCGATCGCGTCGTCTTGATGGCCGATGGGGTCTTGGTGGAAGAGGCCACGCCGGAAGAGTTCTTCAACAATCCCAAAGAAGAGCGCAGCCAAAAATTCCTCTCTCAAATCCTCTAGCGGATTGGATAGCAGGTTGAACAGCAGGTTGGATTAGTCGATTGGATCTGAGCTAATTCCATCATCCATTCTGGCGCGATCGATTGAGAGAGCGGGGGCTTCCCATGAAAATACCGTTGGGTCGGTATGAGAACTTGCTATGCTGTCGTAGGATCGCACT
Encoded here:
- a CDS encoding amino acid ABC transporter substrate-binding protein, with amino-acid sequence MRKWSFLLSAAALIALPLASCAEPASNGSTEETTEGASSTTGTPTSRLQTVIDRGELVCGVEGNIPGFSFVDDTGTYSGLDVDTCRAVAAALFDDPEKVVYRNLDSTERFTALVGGEVDMLARNTTWTISRDTSAGLEFAPTTFYDGQGMLVREASGITDLEGFAGRSVCVETGTTTELNLTDQMRDLGVDFEPVVFQDANAAYAAYSEGRCEGMTSDKSQLVARRSTLPNPEEHVLLEVTMSKEPLGPVTINNDSAWFDAVKWTTYAMIEAEELGITQANLEERLQDENPGVRRFLGLEGELGTEMGLPNDFTQRIIRHVGNYGEVFERNLGQDSVFELERGQNALWTDGGLLYSPPFR
- a CDS encoding ABC transporter permease subunit (The N-terminal region of this protein, as described by TIGR01726, is a three transmembrane segment that identifies a subfamily of ABC transporter permease subunits, which specificities that include histidine, arginine, glutamine, glutamate, L-cystine (sic), the opines (in Agrobacterium) octopine and nopaline, etc.); the encoded protein is MTPATQGSIPIWRDERFWKIAFQIITLVVVVAVLSLLITNLNRNLAQLGLRFGFGFLSNQAGFSVGENLVNYQPQDQYQKVIYAGLINSFRLIVVGIILATITGIVAGVASFSENWLVYKISRAYVGLVRNVPLLLQLFFWYFAVYFALPPVQDQLEMGWVVMSKRGIYLPGPSLTDQNWLGLLLLMGAGLLGALLWKLISDIRQGDRSFRGLVYRGINGLVALSVIGLEIWLIIRGVGYLVSPQDSETNSLPVGVGIWFLGMAAIAIAAFLLWQQRTRLMVEQGTSGQPQLMAIGGLVAVFVVILLFGLGWQPPTIQEGGGASGGLRLSLEYAAALSGLVLYTGAFIAEIVRAGIQSVSKGQWEAARSLGLPSGLAMRLVVFPQSLRVIIPPLNSEYMNLAKNTTLAFAIGYPDLFSVSFTTLNQTGRAVEMIVLIMFIYLIFNLLISVGMNQINALVQLKER
- a CDS encoding amino acid ABC transporter permease, producing MTSITPPAATRPPLAQTGPLAWARKHLFSDWFNSILTVVVAAVLLWSGWGLVTWIFSKAQWPVVENNLGFMMTGLYPQDQYWRMWVIMGLVLTLSGLSWGILGRNQQHLFGRSVLIGIGAIAAAVILFPLTRPHSPILFGMVVLTVAIAWVGQQAGKRLPALSNWLTAGWFLVYLASIWLIGGGLGILEPVRTENWGGLVLTLLMAVTGIALCFPFGIALALGRRSDLPIVRSLSIAYIELVRGVPLITILVMGQVMIPLFLPEGIRPDRILRAIIALTIFSSAYLAENIRAGLQSVPRGQSEASVSLGLNKPLTLILIVLPQALKTAIPAIVGQFISLFQDTTLLAPLGLLELLGMANTALSNPSYLGRYAEAYAFIGVLYWFFCYAMALGSRKIEKQLNTTH
- a CDS encoding amino acid ABC transporter ATP-binding protein, translating into MTQPQTGTMRDSQPVNEPVIIAQDVEKWYDNNFHVLRGVSLTVNKGEVVVVMGPSGSGKSTFIRTFNALEPYQKGTIDIDGIRISHDLKNIETIRREVGMVFQQFNLFPHLTVLKNVTLAPIWVRRWPKAKAEEVAMTLLERVGILEQANKYPGQLSGGQQQRVAIARALAMQPKIMLFDEPTSALDPEMVREVLDAMRTLAAEGMTMVCVTHEVGFAREVADRVVLMADGVLVEEATPEEFFNNPKEERSQKFLSQIL